In Patescibacteria group bacterium, the genomic stretch TAGGATCAAATTTTAAAGAGCCGTTTCCAAACATAAGAATTGTCTTTGCGGCTTTCACATCTCGTGGTTCTATTAGTCCACATGAAGGACATCTAAAAATTCGTTCCGATAATTGAACATCATAGGAATTTTTACACTTATAACATGTCTTTGTTGTTGGTAGAAAACGATTTATAACAATCGCACCTTTTTGGATTAATTTTTCTTTAATTCTTCCAAGGATTGAATGGTGAATCCTTTTTGACCAATGTTTTCCTTTTGTTTTCCATCCGTTGAAGTTGTCATCCTGAATATAGATCTTTTCGTATTCTGAAAATAACTTATAAACAATTTTATTTGCAACATCTTCTTTTTTATTGTTTAATTTCTCATATTCCTTTTGAATTAAAAATTTTATTTTATATCTATTCTTGGAACCCTTTTTGCTCCGACTTAACTTCTGCTGGAGCCTTTTCAGGTGTTCCGGTTCTTGAACAGACACTTGATTAAAAACTTCCCCATCCGAAGTCGTGATCATTTCTTTAATGCCAAAATCTAATCCAACTTCTTTTAATTTCTCCTTTCCTTGCCCCTCTTCTACAATTGGTTTTGAATAGGTTACAATATGGATATAATAGCCAGATGGTTTTTTCGTTAGACACGCTCTTCCAAATTCACATTTTTTGGGCAATTGATTTAAACCATTAATACATATTGTCCCAATCCCGCTTATAAAGAATTTTCTATTGCGAAGCTCATGTGTGCCAGATTTCTCACCTTGTATATATTGATTAAGAATCAAAGTTTTGAATTCTTTTTTAAATTGAAGCCGTCCAATTTTGTGGCCGTGTTTTTTTGATTGCGATAACGTGTAAATTGATTCTTTTAGAGATTGTCGAATTGATTGTTTACATTTGGCTGGTAGAAATTTAAGTGTTCTTTTTTCGAAATTACCGATGATTCTGTTTTTTACGATTACTTCCTTAATTTTTGCATCAGCGTTGAAAATATCATCTTCTCTAAGCCAATGGTTGTATAACCATTTAGCCTCAACAAACATCATTTTAAGGGATTCTTTTTGTTTATTATTGAGTCGAGAACAATCAATTTTAAGACAGTAAGTTTTACAAACCATGTGAGATCTACGTTCACGGGTTTCATTGCGTGTTTTTGAAATTTTGTCTTTAAGAGTTTGATCCACTATCTTTAATTTAATTATCATTTCTATTATT encodes the following:
- a CDS encoding transposase, whose protein sequence is MIIKLKIVDQTLKDKISKTRNETRERRSHMVCKTYCLKIDCSRLNNKQKESLKMMFVEAKWLYNHWLREDDIFNADAKIKEVIVKNRIIGNFEKRTLKFLPAKCKQSIRQSLKESIYTLSQSKKHGHKIGRLQFKKEFKTLILNQYIQGEKSGTHELRNRKFFISGIGTICINGLNQLPKKCEFGRACLTKKPSGYYIHIVTYSKPIVEEGQGKEKLKEVGLDFGIKEMITTSDGEVFNQVSVQEPEHLKRLQQKLSRSKKGSKNRYKIKFLIQKEYEKLNNKKEDVANKIVYKLFSEYEKIYIQDDNFNGWKTKGKHWSKRIHHSILGRIKEKLIQKGAIVINRFLPTTKTCYKCKNSYDVQLSERIFRCPSCGLIEPRDVKAAKTILMFGNGSLKFDPKPTERRCQPVETKTSVSRSKYRNISLVNETGRSF